One window of the Salvia splendens isolate huo1 unplaced genomic scaffold, SspV2 ctg86, whole genome shotgun sequence genome contains the following:
- the LOC121791631 gene encoding chromophore lyase CRL, chloroplastic-like isoform X2 — MIDSDSAERATPSMCTSSDSGSGSGSGSNGWTKARGVVLKTLVLMGGALLLKRLTKSTTRWDHARIVADSLAGEKASRDPDNYFNLRWLSCPAAEMVDGSRVLYFEQAFWRTPHKPFRQRFFMVKPCSKEMKCDVEMSTYAIRDSEEYKNFCDRSRDQRPQPEEVIGDIAEHLTTIYLKRCDRGKRCLYEGSTPADGFPNTWNGASYCTSELTVLKNSEIHTSDIGYDYEGNQVWGVKGSPYEFKPAPASSFSDPFSSLTIPPQFTEKRIEGSFVLQN; from the exons ATGATTGATTCAGATAGTGCAGAGCGAGCGACACCCAGCATGTGCACCAGCTCGGACTCGGGCTccggctcgggctcgggctccaACGGATGGACCAAAGCCCGCGGAGTAGTGCTCAAGACTCTGGTCTTAATGGGCGGAGCACTGTTGCTGAAGCGCCTCACTAAGTCCACCACCCGTTGGGACCATGCGCGCATCGTCGCCGACTCACTCGCCGGCGAGAAG GCTTCGAGGGACCCGGACAACTATTTTAATTTGAG ATGGCTCTCATGTCCAGCAGCAGAAATGGTTGATGGTTCAAGAGTTTTGTACTTTGAACAG GCATTCTGGAGAACTCCTCACAAACCTTTTCGACAG AGATTTTTCATGGTAAAGCCTTGCTCAAAGGAGATGAAATGTGATGTTGAG ATGAGTACTTACGCTATCCGGGACTCAGAGGAGTACAAGAATTTTTGTGATCGGTCGAGGGATCAAAGGCCACAGCCTGAAGAAGTAATTGGT GATATTGCAGAGCATTTGACTACCATATATCTCAAGCGCTGTGATAGAGGGAAGCGTTGTTTATACGAAGGCTCAACTCCTGCAGATGGGTTTCCTAATACATGG AATGGAGCATCATATTGTACCTCAGAACTTACAGTATTGAAAAACAGTGAAATACACACGTCCGACATAGGCTATGATTATGAGGGAAATCAG GTTTGGGGCGTAAAGGGTAGTCCATACGAGTTTAAACCTGCTCCGGCATCAAGTTTTAGTGACCCATTCTCCTCTTTAACTATCCCTCCCCAATTCACAGAGAAACGGATCGAGGGCTCATTTGTCCTCCAAAATTGA
- the LOC121791633 gene encoding succinate dehydrogenase assembly factor 2, mitochondrial-like: protein MGSLRRALSSTIPRILTSNSRLPNPQTLHRPILGSFARFYSDGSANSLNIDLSDEESKRRLFNRLLYRSKQRGYLELDLILGKWVEAHILSLDENGIKSLVHLLDLENPDLWKWLTSQEEPPEAVKVNPIFIAVWQKVTSNLENHAAPGTRAMPGQSWVRGWDDFKKGRDGPISGNQ, encoded by the exons ATGGGGAGTTTGAGAAGAGCCCTGTCCTCCACCATCCCTCGCATCCTCACCTCCAATTCGCGGCTCCCCAACCCCCAAACTCTTCACAG GCCTATTTTGGGTTCCTTCGCCCGTTTCTACTCAGATGGAAGCGCCAATTCCCTTAATATCGATCTTTCCGATGAAGAAAGCAAAAGGCGCTTGTTTAACAG GTTGCTGTATAGGAGTAAACAAAGGGGGTACCTTGAGCTGGACTTGATTCTGGGGAAATGGGTGGAAGCTCACATTCTTTCTCTTGATGAAAATGGAATTAAATCCCTAGTTCATCTCCTTGACCTG GAAAATCCCGATCTGTGGAAGTGGCTGACCAGCCAGGAGGAACCCCCTGAGGCAGTGAAAGTAAATCCT ATATTCATTGCTGTGTGGCAAAAGGTGACTAGCAATCTTGAAAATCATGCTGCACCAGGAACTCGTGCTATGCCTGGTCAGTCTTGGGTGAGAGGCTGGGATGACTTCAAGAAGGGTCGAGACGGCCCTATTTCTGGAAACCAGTAG
- the LOC121791631 gene encoding chromophore lyase CRL, chloroplastic-like isoform X1 translates to MIDSDSAERATPSMCTSSDSGSGSGSGSNGWTKARGVVLKTLVLMGGALLLKRLTKSTTRWDHARIVADSLAGEKFSREQASRDPDNYFNLRWLSCPAAEMVDGSRVLYFEQAFWRTPHKPFRQRFFMVKPCSKEMKCDVEMSTYAIRDSEEYKNFCDRSRDQRPQPEEVIGDIAEHLTTIYLKRCDRGKRCLYEGSTPADGFPNTWNGASYCTSELTVLKNSEIHTSDIGYDYEGNQVWGVKGSPYEFKPAPASSFSDPFSSLTIPPQFTEKRIEGSFVLQN, encoded by the exons ATGATTGATTCAGATAGTGCAGAGCGAGCGACACCCAGCATGTGCACCAGCTCGGACTCGGGCTccggctcgggctcgggctccaACGGATGGACCAAAGCCCGCGGAGTAGTGCTCAAGACTCTGGTCTTAATGGGCGGAGCACTGTTGCTGAAGCGCCTCACTAAGTCCACCACCCGTTGGGACCATGCGCGCATCGTCGCCGACTCACTCGCCGGCGAGAAG TTTTCAAGGGAGCAGGCTTCGAGGGACCCGGACAACTATTTTAATTTGAG ATGGCTCTCATGTCCAGCAGCAGAAATGGTTGATGGTTCAAGAGTTTTGTACTTTGAACAG GCATTCTGGAGAACTCCTCACAAACCTTTTCGACAG AGATTTTTCATGGTAAAGCCTTGCTCAAAGGAGATGAAATGTGATGTTGAG ATGAGTACTTACGCTATCCGGGACTCAGAGGAGTACAAGAATTTTTGTGATCGGTCGAGGGATCAAAGGCCACAGCCTGAAGAAGTAATTGGT GATATTGCAGAGCATTTGACTACCATATATCTCAAGCGCTGTGATAGAGGGAAGCGTTGTTTATACGAAGGCTCAACTCCTGCAGATGGGTTTCCTAATACATGG AATGGAGCATCATATTGTACCTCAGAACTTACAGTATTGAAAAACAGTGAAATACACACGTCCGACATAGGCTATGATTATGAGGGAAATCAG GTTTGGGGCGTAAAGGGTAGTCCATACGAGTTTAAACCTGCTCCGGCATCAAGTTTTAGTGACCCATTCTCCTCTTTAACTATCCCTCCCCAATTCACAGAGAAACGGATCGAGGGCTCATTTGTCCTCCAAAATTGA
- the LOC121791632 gene encoding uncharacterized protein LOC121791632, whose protein sequence is MLPHNITPHNLLFLSPHIIINIHHTLYSLFTHRHQLEMATSLHGAKSMAPLSLPPGATTGRFALKSPFFSPSVHLFMPSQLSTLPTTAPKFSMRVASKQAYICRDCGYIYNDRTPFEKLADNYFCPVCGAPKRRFRPYAPDVSKNANSTDVRKARKEQIKRDEAIGQALPFAIALGAAALIALYFYLNTTI, encoded by the exons ATGCTTCCACACAATATTACTCCACATAACTTACTTTTCTTATCAcctcatatcatcatcaatatcCATCACACTCTCTATTCATTATTCACACACAGACATCAGTTAGAAATGGCCACAAGTCTTCATGGAGCCAAGTCCATGGCGCCACTATCTCTGCCGCCGGGAGCTACCACCGGCCGCTTTGCGCTGAAATCACCCTTCTTCTCTCCATCTGTTCACCTATTCATGCCATCTCAACTCTCAACTCTCCCAACTACTGCGCCTAAATTCTCGATGCGTGTTGCTTCCAAGCAAGCCTACATCTGCCGCGATTGCGG GTATATCTACAATGACAGAACACCTTTTGAGAAACTGGCTGATAACTATTTCTGCCCTG TATGTGGTGCCCCAAAAAGGAGATTCAGGCCATATGCGCCAGATGTTTCTAAAAATGCAAACAGCACAGATGTTCGAAAAGCCAGGAAAGAACAGATTAAGAGAGACGAAGCTATCGG GCAGGCATTGCCCTTCGCAATAGCACTTGGAGCGGCAGCATTGATTGCCCTATATTTCTACCTCAACACCACCATCTAA
- the LOC121791635 gene encoding probable beta-1,4-xylosyltransferase IRX10L gives MRKRRLVFALLLCFSTFWRIGAFKFHRAQKTERISGSAGDVLEDDPVGRLKVFVYELPSKYNKKILLKDPRCLTHMFAAEIFMHRFLLSSPVRTLNPDEADWFYTPVYATCDLTPNGLPLPFKSPRMMRSAIQLISSNWPYWNATEGADHFFIVPHDFAACFHYLEEKAIERGILPLLQRATLVQTFGQRNHVCLKDGSIIIPPYAPPQKMQAHLISPSTPRSIFVYFRGLFYDVGNDPEGGYYARGARASVWENFKDNPLFDISTEHPTTYYEDMQRAIFCLCPLGWAPWSPRLVEAVVFGCIPVIIADDIVLPFADAIPWEDIGIFVAEKDVPKLDTILTSIPIEEILRKQRVLANPSMKQAMLFPHPAQARDAFHQILNGLARKLPHDRSIYLRSGESILNWTAGPVGDLKPW, from the exons ATGAGGAAACGGAGATTGGTATTTGCTTTGCTTCTTTGTTTTTCAACCTTTTGGAGGATTGGAGCTTTCAAGTTTCACAGAGCCCAGAAAACTGAGAGAATCTCCG GGAGTGCCGGTGATGTACTGGAAGATGATCCTGTTGGAAGATTAAAAGTTTTTGTTTATGAGCTTCCTAGCAAATACAACAAAAAGATTTTACTGAAAGACCCAAGATGCCTCACCCATATGTTTGCAGCAGAGATTTTTATGCACCGTTTTCTCTTGTCGAGTCCAGTTCGTACTCTTAATCCTGACGAAGCAGACTGGTTCTACACTCCTGTGTATGCAACTTGTGACCTGACACCAAATGGCCTCCCACTACCATTCAAATCACCTCGTATGATGAGAAGTGCTATACAGCTGATCTCTTCTAACTGGCCATATTGGAACGCAACTGAAGGAGCCGATCACTTCTTTATTGTGCCTCATGATTTTGCGGCGTGCTTTCACTATCTA GAAGAGAAAGCTATTGAGAGAGGAATCCTTCCGTTGCTCCAACGTGCTACCTTGGTTCAGACGTTTGGACAGCGTAACCATGTTTGCTTAAAGGATGGATCAATCATAATCCCCCCATATGCCCCTCCACAGAAAATGCAGGCTCATCTAATTTCTCCTAGCACTCCTAGATCCATCTTTGTTTACTTCCGAGGTTTGTTTTATGATGTTGGGAATGACCCAGAAGGTGGTTATTATGCAAG AGGTGCGCGAGCATCAGTGTGGGAGAACTTTAAGGACAATCCCCTCTTTGATATCTCCACGGAACACCCAACTACATATTACGAAGACATGCAGAGAGCTATCTTCTGTCTTTGCCCGCTCGGATGGGCCCCATGGAGTCCTAGACTGGTTGAAGCAGTTGTGTTTGGCTGCATCCCTGTTATCATAGCTGATGACATTGTCTTACCTTTTGCTGATGCAATTCCATGGGAAGATATTGGTATTTTTGTAGCAGAGAAGGATGTCCCTAAGCTGGATACAATACTAACCTCGATTCCAATTGAAGAGATACTAAGGAAGCAAAGAGTACTAGCCAATCCATCTATGAAACAGGCGATGTTGTTTCCACATCCTGCTCAGGCACGGGATGCCTTCCATCAGATATTGAACGGGCTCGCTCGTAAGTTGCCTCATGACAGGAGTATTTACTTGAGAAGTGGTGAGAGCATATTAAACTGGACTGCAGGACCTGTGGGTGACCTTAAACCTTGGTAG